The Mycoplasmoides genitalium G37 genomic sequence AATTTTTTACCAATTAGTTGAACATGAAAAAAGCAATCCTGATTGATGGCAATTCCTTAGCATACCGTGCTTATTTTGCAACGTGAAAACAAGTTGAATATGCTAAGCAAAATAATTTACCTTTCAATAATGCAATAAGAACAATGTTACTAATGTGTTGGAATTTAATTAAAGCCAATGTTTATCAATATGGAATTGTAAGTTTTGACACTAAAGCGCCAACTTTCCGTGATCAAATCTATGAAGGATATAAACAAAAAAGGGTTAAAACTCCAGTTGAACTTTTAGTACAAATTCCTCTAATTAAACAAGCGCTTGTTTATTTAGGGTTTTTAGTTTGTGAAAAAGATGGCTTTGAAGCAGATGATTTGATTGGTAGTTATGCCAATTTATTTACAAAGCAAGAAATAACAGTTGATATTTACAGTTCAGATCGAGATATGTTGCAATTAGTAAACGCCTTTACTAATGTGTTTCTCTGTATTAAAGGTACAAAGGAGATGGTTATGTACAACAATGAAAATTTCAAATCACTTTTTTATGGTTTGGCGCCCTATCAAGTTGTTGAATATAAGGGGTTAGTTGGTGATAACAGCGATAATTTAGCAGGGATTAAAGGGATAGGTCCCATCAAAGGGATAGAATTACTCCAACAATATGGAACCATTGATAACATCTACACTAACTTCAATAATCTCCCCAACCAACTTCAAAAACTTTTAAATAACCAAAAGGAAATAGCTAAAACCTTTAGTTTTCTAGCTAAAATTAAAACTGATATTGAACTTGATCAAAACATAGATCTTACTGGTTTAAAACCAATCCAAAAACAAGCGTTAATTCAACTTCTAAGTGAAAACAAAATTAATACTTTAGTTGAAAAATTTTCAAA encodes the following:
- a CDS encoding 5'-3' exonuclease codes for the protein MKKAILIDGNSLAYRAYFATWKQVEYAKQNNLPFNNAIRTMLLMCWNLIKANVYQYGIVSFDTKAPTFRDQIYEGYKQKRVKTPVELLVQIPLIKQALVYLGFLVCEKDGFEADDLIGSYANLFTKQEITVDIYSSDRDMLQLVNAFTNVFLCIKGTKEMVMYNNENFKSLFYGLAPYQVVEYKGLVGDNSDNLAGIKGIGPIKGIELLQQYGTIDNIYTNFNNLPNQLQKLLNNQKEIAKTFSFLAKIKTDIELDQNIDLTGLKPIQKQALIQLLSENKINTLVEKFSKI